In the genome of Stigmatella aurantiaca, one region contains:
- a CDS encoding GNAT family N-acetyltransferase, which produces MGTNRLVLEGPRGVSRSGPAHEFGPVVLDTERLRLVMLPPDAAGRVLAYHQVNEKHLGPVSPARPPTFFTLMYWRTRLAQDREDFRNDMALRLYLLPKDAPASTAPVVGTVSFTSIRRGPLQNCELGYGLDFRYEGKGLMTEALRAACAYAFEALGLHRIQATHLPENLRSAAVLRRLGFAVDGYARDYLFINGRWRDHILTSLVAPPSTALEP; this is translated from the coding sequence ATGGGTACGAATCGTCTCGTCCTGGAGGGGCCCCGGGGCGTCTCCCGCTCCGGCCCGGCCCATGAGTTCGGTCCGGTGGTGCTGGACACCGAGCGGCTGCGGCTCGTGATGCTGCCGCCGGATGCCGCCGGACGTGTGCTGGCCTACCACCAGGTGAACGAGAAGCACCTGGGCCCTGTCTCGCCCGCGCGCCCGCCCACGTTCTTCACGCTGATGTATTGGCGGACGCGGCTGGCGCAGGACCGGGAGGACTTCCGCAACGACATGGCGCTGCGGCTCTACCTGCTGCCGAAGGACGCGCCGGCGTCCACCGCCCCGGTGGTGGGCACGGTGAGCTTCACGAGCATCCGCCGCGGCCCCCTCCAGAACTGCGAGCTGGGGTACGGGCTGGACTTCCGGTACGAGGGCAAGGGGCTGATGACCGAGGCGCTCCGGGCCGCGTGCGCCTACGCCTTCGAGGCCCTGGGCCTGCACCGCATCCAGGCCACCCACCTGCCCGAGAACCTGCGCAGCGCGGCGGTGCTGCGCAGGCTGGGGTTCGCGGTGGACGGCTACGCGCGGGACTACCTGTTCATCAACGGGCGCTGGAGGGACCACATCCTCACCTCGCTCGTGGCCCCGCCCTCCACCGCCCTGGAGCCCTGA